In one Lolium rigidum isolate FL_2022 chromosome 3, APGP_CSIRO_Lrig_0.1, whole genome shotgun sequence genomic region, the following are encoded:
- the LOC124697505 gene encoding inositol-tetrakisphosphate 1-kinase 6-like: MKNSMPNASLLKSSSGDKALTFNRLFQWLLRSSHCRKKVQDNKSLNIMQWKKLQNCLTSFGFDVVVQEGNFDAKATFRLGVAYHEASHEALRTGDTLVGSPQERTAEGGRGFDDWRWGDHSRHCIV, translated from the exons ATGAAGAACTCGATGCCAAATGCAAGTTTGCTAAAATCATCATCAGGAGATAAAGCTCTGACGTTTAATAG ACTATTCCAGTGGTTACTAAGGAGCAGCCATTGCAGAAAGAAGGTACAAGACAACAAATCTCTGAACATTATGcagtggaagaagctgcaaaattGCTTAACAAGTTTTGGATTTGATGTTGTT GTTCAAGAGGGTAATTTTGATGCCAAGGCCACCTTCCGTCTTGGGGTGGCATACCACGAAGCAAGCCACGAGGCATTGCGCACGGGAGACACTCTTGTTGGCAGCCCACAGGAACGCACGGCAGAGGGCGGAAGGGGTTTTGACGACTGGAGGTGGGGGGATCATAGCCGCCATTGCATAGTTTGA
- the LOC124700618 gene encoding TIP41-like protein — protein sequence MCAAAWDGPTAGDLKAAGAESIPGGVRVKGWVIQSHKGPILNSASVSLFEDKLQTTHLPEMVFGESSVSLQHAQTGIRLHFNALDALKQWKQEALPPVQVPAAAKWKFRSNPSDQVILDYDYTFTTPYCGSDAVALNQDTMQTGLDECSSLCWEDTDDRIDLVALSAKEPILFYDEVILYEDELADSGISFLTARVRVMPSGWFLLLRFWLRVDGAVMRLRDTRLHCSFGSKEGAKPVVLRELCWREATFAAMSAEGYPSDSAAYADPNLVARKLPVVMHKTQKLKVPS from the exons ATGTGTGCGGCGGCGTGGGACGGCCCGACGGCAGGCGACCTGAAGGCGGCGGGAGCGGAGTCGatccccggcggcgtgcgggtgaAGGGATGGGTCATTCAGTCCCACAAGGGGCCCATTCTCAACTCCGCCTCCGTGAGCCT ATTTGAAGATAAACTTCAAACAACACATTTACCTGAAATGGTGTTTGGAGAGAGTTCTGTGTCTCTTCAACACGCTCAAACTGGCATCAGATTGCATTTCAATGCGCTTGATGCTCTCAAGCAATGGAAACAAGAGGCATTGCCGCCTGTTCAGGTTCCTGCTGCAGCGAAATGGAAATTCAGAAG TAATCCTTCTGATCAAGTGATACTTGATTATGACTATACATTCACTACACCGTACTGTGGGAGTGATGCTGTAGCTCTGAACCAAGACACT ATGCAAACAGGTTTAGATGAATGTAGCAGTCTGTGTTGGGAGGACACTGATGACCGGATCGACCTTGTTGCCCTTTCTGCCAAAGAACCAATTCTTTTCTACGATGAG GTTATCTTGTATGAAGATGAGTTAGCGGATAGTGGTATTTCATTCCTTACAGCGCGAGTG AGGGTGATGCCGTCTGGTTGGTTTCTGCTCTTGCGCTTTTGG CTTAGGGTTGATGGCGCAGTAATGAGATTGAGGGATACCCGTTTGCATTGTTCTTTTGGAAGCAAGGAGGGTGCGAAACCCGTGGTACTGCGTGAACTCTGCTGGAGGGAAGCAACATTTGCTGCCATGTCTGCG GAAGGATATCCTTCCGACTCCGCAGCATATGCAGACCCAAATCTTGTTGCTCGCAAGCTTCCGGTGGTGATGCACAAGACCCAGAAGCTGAAAGTACCAAGTTAA
- the LOC124704369 gene encoding putative pentatricopeptide repeat-containing protein At1g68930: protein MSRPLCNHYAALLSSSAAGSRNGAAAIHCLILRTIPHPPPTYLLNHLLTAYARSGRLARARRLFDAMPDPNLFTRNALLSALAHARLLPDMERLFASMPDRDTVSYNALIAGFSGAGAPARAAGAYRALLREEGEVEGVRVRPSRITMSSMVMAASALGDRALGRQVHCQILRLGFGAYAFTGSPLVDMYAKMGLIGDAKRVFDETEGRNVVMCNTMITGLLRCRMVAEARGLFAAMADRDSITWTTMVTGLTQNGLQSEALDVFRRMRAAAGVAIDQYTFGSILTACGAIAASEEGKQIHAYAIRTLYDDNVFVGSALVDMYSKCRSIRSAEAVLRRMTCRNIVSWTAMIVGYGQNGCGEEAVRVFSEMQRDGIKPDDFTLGSVISSCANLASLEEGAQFHCMALVSGLRPYITVSNALVTLYGKCGSIEDAHRLFDEMNFHDQVSWTALVSGYAQFGKAKETIHLFEMMLSKGVKPDGVTFIGVLSACSRSGLVEKGRSYFQSMQEDHGIAPLDDHYTCMIDLYSRSGRLKEAEEFIRQMPRCPDAIGWATLLSSSRLRGDMETGKWAAENLLKVDPQNPASYVLLCSMHASKGEWSEVAQLRRGMRDRQVKKEPGCSWIKYKNKVYIFSADDQSHPFSRTIYDKLQWLNSKMVEEGYKPDVSSVLHDVADSEKVQMLSNHSEKLAIAFGLIFVPQEMQIRIVKNLRVCVDCHNATKFISKITGRDILVRDAVRFHKFSNGICSCGDFW from the coding sequence ATGAGCCGTCCACTGTGCAACCACTacgccgccctcctctcctcctccgccgccggcagccgcaatggcgccgccgccatccactGCCTCATCCTCCGGACCATCCCGCACCCGCCGCCCACCTACCTCCTCAACCACCTCCTCACGGCCTACGCCAGGTCCGGCCgcctcgcgcgcgcgcgccgcctgtTCGACGCAATGCCGGACCCCAACCTCTTCACCCGCAACGCGCTCCTCTCCGCGCTGGCCCACGCGCGGCTCCTCCCCGACATGGAGCGGCTCTTCGCGTCCATGCCCGACCGCGACACCGTCTCCTACAACGCGCTCATCGCGGgcttctccggcgccggcgccccCGCGCGGGCGGCAGGGGCGTACCGCGCCTTGCTGCGGGAAGAGGGCGAGGTGGAGGGCGTCAGGGTCAGGCCGAGCCGCATCACCATGTCTAGCATGGTCATGGCCGCCTCGGCGCTCGGCGACCGCGCGCTCGGCCGGCAGGTGCACTGCCAGATACTGCGGCTCGGGTTCGGGGCGTACGCGTTCACGGGCAGCCCGCTCGTCGACATGTACGCCAAGATGGGGCTCATAGGGGACGCCAAACGCGTCTTCGACGAGACGGAGGGCCGGAACGTGGTGATGTGTAACACTATGATCACCGGGCTGCTCCGGTGCAGGATGGTCGCGGAGGCGAGGGGGCTGTTTGCGGCGATGGCTGACAGGGACTCCATCACCTGGACTACCATGGTTACCGGGCTGACGCAGAACGGGCTGCAGTCGGAGGCGCTGGATGTTTTCAGGAGGATGAGGGCGGCGGCAGGTGTCGCCATTGATCAGTACACCTTTGGAAGCATCCTGACGGCCTGTGGCGCCATTGCTGCCTCGGAAGAGGGGAAGCAGATCCATGCCTACGCAATCAGAACACTGTATGATGACAATGTGTTTGTCGGAAGCGCGCTTGTTGACATGTACTCCAAGTGCAGGAGCATCAGATCCGCGGAAGCCGTCTTGAGAAGGATGACATGCAGAAACATCGTCTCGTGGACTGCCATGATCGTTGGCTACGGGCAGAATGGGTGTGGCGAGGAGGCTGTGCGGGTCTTCTCGGAGATGCAGAGGGATGGCATTAAGCCTGATGATTTCACTCTTGGCAGTGTTATCAGTTCTTGTGCTAATCTAGCAAGCCTGGAAGAGGGGGCTCAGTTCCACTGCATGGCGCTCGTATCAGGGCTGAGGCCGTACATTACTGTGTCTAATGCACTGGTAACCCTGTATGGGAAGTGCGGCAGTATCGAGGACGCACACCGCCTGTTTGATGAGATGAATTTTCATGATCAGGTGTCCTGGACAGCCCTTGTCTCGGGTTATGCGCAGTTTGGGAAGGCAAAAGAAACAATACATCTGTTTGAGATGATGTTGTCCAAGGGTGTGAAACCAGACGGCGTAACGTTCATTGGGGTCCTTTCTGCTTGTAGCCGTTCAGGGCTTGTGGAGAAAGGCCGCAGCTACTTCCAGTCCATGCAGGAGGACCATGGTATTGCACCCTTGGATGATCACTACACTTGCATGATTGACCTGTATAGCAGATCAGGGAGGTTGAAAGAAGCTGAGGAGTTCATAAGGCAGATGCCACGCTGTCCTGATGCTATTGGATGGGCGACATTGCTCAGCTCGAGCAGGTTGCGTGGTGATATGGAGACCGGTAAATGGGCTGCCGAGAATCTCTTGAAAGTTGATCCTCAAAACCCAGCGAGCTATGTATTACTGTGCAGCATGCATGCTTCTAAAGGTGAATGGAGCGAGGTTGCCCAGCTGAGGCGTGGGATGAGGGATAGGCAAGTGAAAAAAGAACCAGGCTGCAGCTGGATCAAGTATAAGAATAAAGTCTACATATTTTCAGCCGATGACCAGTCTCACCCCTTCTCCAGAACAATTTATGATAAGCTACAGTGGCTCAACTCTAAGATGGTGGAAGAAGGGTACAAGCCTGATGTTAGTTCAGTGCTGCATGATGTAGCGGATTCTGAGAAGGTTCAAATGCTCAGCAATCATAGCGAGAAGCTTGCAATTGCATTTGGCTTAATTTTTGTTCCACAAGAAATGCAGATTCGGATTGTCAAGAATCTACGGGTCTGTGTGGATTGTCATAATGCTACCAAgttcatatctaagataactgggCGTGATATTCTTGTGAGAGACGCTGTCAGATTTCACAAGTTTAGCAATGGCATTTGCTCATGTGGGGACTTCTGGTAA
- the LOC124697506 gene encoding sucrose:sucrose 1-fructosyltransferase-like, whose amino-acid sequence MQIPATSRTPRRIPDGMWRIVIGSEDERHAGMALTYKTKNFIDFELIPGVLHRVPETGMWECIDLYPVGAAKGIDMTEAVAAASNSGGSEVLHVMKESSDDDRHDYYALGRYDAATNKWTPLDADADVGIGLRYDWGKFYASKTFYDPAKKRRVLWGWVGETDSERADVAKGWASLQSIPRTVVLDTKTGSNLIQWPVVEVETLRTNSTNLGSITVDHGSVFPLSLHRATQLDIEASFRLDPLDVVAAKEADVGYNCSTNSGAAGRGALGPFGLLVLADAKRHGGDTEQTAIYFYVARGLDGGLRTHFCHDGSRSSRANDIVKRVVGNVVPVLDGEALSIRVLVDHSIVESFAQGGRSTVTSRVYPTEAIYANAGVYLSNNATGARVTATSLAVHEMDSSYNQAYMASL is encoded by the exons ATGCAGATTCCCGCCACGAGCCGAACGCCACGCCGGATTCCCGATGGAATGTGGCGGATTGTCATAGGGTCCGAGGACGAACGCCACGCCGGCATGGCCTTGACCTACAAGACCAAGAACTTCATTGATTTTGAGCTCATTCCCGGAGTGCTGCATCGGGTGCCGGAGACAGGGATGTGGGAGTGCATCGACTTGTACCCGGTCGGCGCCGCGAAGGGCATCGACATGACGGAGGCCGTCGCGGCGGCATCCAACAGCGGCGGCAGTGAAGTTTTGCATGTCATGAAGGAGAGCTCAGACGACGACCGACATGACTACTACGCGCTAGGGAGGTATGATGCAGCGACAAACAAGTGGACGCCGctagatgccgatgccgatgtcgGCATCGGGCTGAGGTATGACTGGGGAAAGTTCTACGCATCCAAGACCTTCTATGACCCGGCCAAGAAGAGGCGTGTGTTGTGGGGCTGGGTCGGCGAGACCGACTCCGAGCGTGCCGACGTGGCCAAGGGATGGGCCTCCCTACAG TCGATCCCTCGCACGGTGGTGTTGGACACCAAGACTGGCAGCAACCTCATCCAGTGGCcagtggtggaggtggagacACTCCGTACCAACTCCACCAACCTCGGCAGCATCACCGTCGACCACGGCTCTGTCTTCCCTCTCAGCCTCCACCGTGCCACACAGCTCGACATCGAGGCTTCCTTCCGCCTCGACCCACTCGATGTCGTCGCCGCCAAGGAGGCTGATGTCGGCTACAACTGCAGCACCAACAGTGGTGCGGCCGGTCGTGGCGCGCTTGGCCCATTTGGCCTGCTCGTACTTGCCGACGCCAAGCGCCATGGTGGAGACACGGAGCAGACCGCCATCTACTTCTACGTCGCCAGAGGCCTTGACGGCGGCCTGCGCACGCACTTCTGCCATGATGGGTCACGGTCGTCGCGTGCCAACGACATTGTGAAGAGGGTTGTCGGTAACGTCGTGCCGGTGCTTGATGGCGAGGCGCTATCCATCAGAGTACTGGTGGACCACTCCATAGTCGAGAGCTTTGCACAGGGCGGGAGGTCGACAGTGACTTCGCGAGTGTACCCAACCGAGGCCATCTACGCCAACGCCGGGGTGTACCTCTCCAACAATGCCACTGGTGCCCGCGTCACCGCCACTAGCCTCGCCGTACATGAGATGGACTCCTCCTACAATCAGGCCTACATGGCTTCACTGTAA